In Denticeps clupeoides chromosome 1, fDenClu1.1, whole genome shotgun sequence, a single window of DNA contains:
- the LOC114793148 gene encoding GTPase IMAP family member 8-like isoform X2, with the protein MFFSGLEMRLVLLGTTGDGKSSAGNTILGGEFFKVASGAKSLTERSEAKQNVIGQRKVKVVDTPGFLNENLSDLQLVSELQKSITECSPGPHAFVIILSVETFTDQEGEIVEEIRKVFGNAVFKHAVILFTYGDELREDQTIQKFVGQNKELKDLVDECGGRCHVVDNKHWNQPQDQYRNNRVQVENLLKTVEGMMRQNGGRCISMGILKSTGNDNQMLNDLRLVLLGTTGDGKSSAGNTILGGEFFKVASGAKSLTERSEAKQNVIGQRKVKVVDTPGFLNENLSDQQLVSELQKSITECSPGPHAFVIILSVETFTDQEGEIVEEIRKVFGNAIFKHAVILFTYGDELREDQTIQKFVGQNNELKDLVDECGGRCHVVDNKHWNQPQDQYRNNRVQVEKLLKTVDGMMEQNGGRVITMEMLKSKGNDNQMFNDLRLVLLGTTGDGKSSAGNTILGGEFFKVASGAKSLTERSEAKQNVIGQRKVKVVDTPGFLNENLSDQQIMSELQKSITECSPGPHAFVIILSVETFTDQEGEIVEEIRKVFGNAIFKHAVILFTSGDELREDQTIQQFVGQNKELKDLVDECGGRCHVVDNKHWNQPQDQYRNNKDQVEKMLKTIEGMMRQNGGRCMTMEMLKSLGKENQKPNDLRLVLLGTTGDGKSSAGNTILGGEFFKVASGAKSLTERSEAKQNVIGQRKVKVVDTPGFLNENLSDQQLVSELQKSITECSPGPHAFVIILSVETFTDQEGETLDGMRKVFGNPIFKYGVILFTSGDELREDQTIEQFVGQNKELKDLVGECGGRCHVVDNKHWNQPQDRYRSNRVQVEKLLKTIDGMMEHNGGGCFTAEMLPSVKREKPVKKEVEVRERSKVDIQPLKTKEKYSGQVVQKKEKKTCLLQ; encoded by the exons atgtttttttcaggtttagAAATGAGGCTGGTTCTCCTTGGAACAACAGGCGATGGCAAAAGCAGTGCTGGAAACACCATCCTCGGGGGAGAGTTCTTCAAGGTTGCCAGTGGTGCGAAGTCTTTAACAGAACGCAGTGAGGCAAAGCAAAATGTGATCGGccaaagaaaagtgaaagtcgTTGATACACCTGGATTCCTGAATGAGAACCTTTCAGACCTGCAACTTGTGTCAGAGCTCCAGAAAAGCATCACTGAATGTTCTCCAGGACCCCATGCCTTTGTCATCATCCTCAGTGTGGAAACGTTCACAGACCAAGAGGGTGAAATTGTAGAAGAGATCAGGAAGGTCTTTGGAAATGCAGTATTCAAACATGCCGTCATCCTTTTCACTTATGGGGATGAACTCAGAGAAGATCAGACCATTCAGAAGTTTGTAGGGCAGAATAAGGAGCTGAAGGATCTGGTGGACGAATGTGGAGGACGATGTCATGTTGTAGACAACAAACACTGGAACCAACCACAAGATCAGTATAGGAACAACAGAGTCCAGGTAGAGAACCTACTGAAGACCGTAGAGGGAATGATGAGACAAAATGGAGGAAGATGTATCTCTATGGGAATATTGAAGTCTACAGGAAATGACAACCAAA TGCTAAATGACCTGAGGCTGGTTCTCCTTGGAACAACAGGCGATGGCAAAAGCAGTGCTGGAAACACCATCCTCGGGGGAGAGTTCTTCAAGGTGGCCAGTGGTGCGAAGTCTTTAACAGAACGCAGTGAGGCAAAGCAAAATGTGATCGGCCAAAGGAAAGTGAAAGTCGTTGATACACCTGGATTCCTGAATGAGAACCTTTCAGACCAGCAACTCGTGTCAGAGCTCCAGAAAAGCATCACTGAATGTTCTCCAGGACCCCATGCCTTCGTCATCATCCTCAGTGTGGAAACGTTCACAGACCAAGAGGGTGAAATTGTAGAAGAGATCAGGAAGGTCTTTGGGAATGCAATATTCAAACATGCCGTCATCCTTTTCACTTATGGGGATGAACTCAGAGAAGATCAGACCATTCAGAAGTTTGTAGGGCAGAATAATGAGCTGAAGGATCTGGTGGACGAATGTGGAGGACGATGTCATGTTGTAGACAACAAACACTGGAACCAACCACAAGATCAGTACAGGAACAACAGAGTCCAGGTAGAGAAGCTACTGAAGACCGTAGATGGAATGATGGAACAAAATGGTGGAAGAGTTATCACTATGGAGATGTTGAAGTCAAAAGGAAATGACAACCAAA tgtttAATGACCTGAGGCTGGTTCTCCTTGGAACAACAGGCGATGGAAAAAGCAGTGCTGGAAACACCATCCTCGGGGGAGAGTTCTTCAAGGTGGCCAGTGGTGCGAAGTCTTTAACAGAACGCAGTGAGGCAAAGCAAAATGTGATCGGccaaagaaaagtgaaagtcgTTGATACACCTGGATTCCTGAATGAGAACCTTTCAGACCAGCAAATTATGTCAGAGCTCCAGAAAAGCATCACTGAATGTTCTCCAGGACCCCATGCCTTCGTCATCATCCTCAGTGTGGAAACCTTCACAGACCAAGAGGGTGAAATTGTAGAAGAGATCAGGAAGGTCTTTGGGAATGCAATATTCAAACATGCAGTCATCCTTTTCACTTCTGGGGATGAACTCAGAGAAGATCAGACCATTCAGCAGTTTGTAGGGCAGAATAAGGAGCTGAAGGATCTGGTGGACGAATGTGGAGGACGATGTCATGTCGTGGACAACAAACACTGGAACCAACCACAAGATCAGTACAGAAACAACAAAGACCAGGTTGAAAAGATGCTGAAGACCATAGAGGGAATGATGAGACAAAATGGAGGAAGATGCATGACTATGGAGATGCTAAAGTCATTGGGAAAAGAAAATCAAA AGCCTAATGACCTGAGGCTGGTTCTCCTTGGAACAACAGGCGATGGAAAAAGCAGTGCTGGAAACACCATCCTCGGGGGAGAGTTCTTCAAGGTGGCCAGTGGTGCGAAGTCTTTAACAGAACGCAGTGAGGCAAAGCAAAATGTGATCGGccaaagaaaagtgaaagtcgTTGATACACCTGGATTCCTGAATGAGAACCTTTCAGACCAGCAACTCGTGTCAGAGCTCCAGAAAAGCATCACTGAATGTTCTCCAGGACCCCATGCCTTCGTCATCATCCTCAGTGTGGAAACCTTCACAGACCAAGAGGGTGAAACTCTAGACGGAATGAGGAAAGTCTTTGGAAATCCAATTTTCAAATACGGTGTCATTCTTTTTACTTCTGGTGATGAACTCAGAGAAGATCAGACCATTGAGCAGTTTGTAGGGCAGAATAAAGAGCTGAAAGATTTGGTGGGTGAATGTGGAGGGCGTTGTCATGTTGTGGACAATAAGCACTGGAACCAACCCCAAGATCGGTACAGGAGCAACAGAGTCCAGGTGGAGAAGCTACTGAAGACCATAGATGGAATGATGGAACACAATGGAGGAGGCTGCTTCACCGCTGAGATGCTCCCATCAGTGAAAAGGGAAAAACCCGTAAAGAAGGAAGTGGAGGTCAGAGAGAGGAGCAAAGTGGACATCCAGCCGCTGAAGACTAAGGAGAAATACAGTGGACAAGTTGtccagaagaaagagaagaaaactTGTCTTCTCCAATAA
- the LOC114793858 gene encoding GTPase IMAP family member 7-like — translation MNGLNELRIVLIGKTGDGRSSTGNTILRDDFFKADTSSSSTTSACSAKSNTVNGRRLTVIDTPGFFNTRMSDEDLKPAILRCITECSPGPHAFVIVLKIKRWTKREEEIVNKISESLGDEAFKYAVVLITFGNDKIGPEIPTIQKFVEDVEKLSAFVKKCGGRCHVLDNKRWNEQQYGYKSNNFQVESLLCTIEQMVHQNGGGCYTNVMLEAVQNERLAEEKLIRATLCEMSEEEIREQVNEKVFNKLSKTLAGGLIGSFRGALFGVKESLDGLMSGNVIAIVGGVVRIICKTVQGGIAGVEAVKDTTTLGEAAKLAWKNARS, via the exons ATGAACG GGTTAAACGAGCTGAGGATTGTGCTGATCGGGAAGACGGGAGATGGCAGGAGCAGCACCGGAAACACCATCCTGAGGGACGACTTCTTCAAGGCGGACACCTCCTCCTCGTCCACGACGAGTGCGTGCAGCGCCAAGTCCAACACGGTGAACGGGAGGCGGCTCACCGTTATCGACACGCCGGGGTTCTTCAACACGCGCATGTCTGACGAGGACCTGAAGCCCGCCATCCTGAGGTGCATCACCGAGTGCTCACCGGGGCCCCACGCCTTCGTCATTGTGCTGAAGATCAAGAGGTGGACCAAGCGCGAGGAGGAAATCGTGAATAAAATCTCAGAGTCTCTCGGGGACGAGGCCTTCAAGTACGCGGTGGTCCTCATCACGTTCGGGAACGATAAGATCGGTCCAGAGATCCCAACCATTCAGAAGTTTGTGGAGGACGTGGAGAAGTTGAGCGCGTTTGTGAAGAAGTGCGGCGGCCGCTGCCATGTCCTCGACAACAAGCGCTGGAACGAGCAGCAGTACGGATACAAGAGCAACAACTTCCAGGTGGAGAGCCTGCTCTGCACCATAGAACAAATGGTGCATCAGAACGGTGGAGGCTGCTACACCAACGTGATGCTGGAGGCCGTGCAGAATGAAAGGCTGGCAGAAGAAAAGCTGATCAGAGCAACCCTGTGCGAAATGAGCGAGGAGGAGATCAGAGAGCAGGTCAACGAGAAGGTCTTCAACAAGCTCTCAAAGACACTAGCCGGCGGTCTAATAGGGTCGTTCAGGGGGGCTTTATTTGGTGTGAAGGAGAGCTTGGACGGCCTTATGAGCGGTAATGTAATAGCCATCGTGGGAGGGGTGGTACGTATCATATGCAAGACAGTTCAGGGGGGGATCGCAGGAGTCGAAGCTGTGAAGGACACAACGACGCTTGGTGAAGCAGCGAAACTTGCCTGGAAAAATGCGAGGTCCTGA
- the myadma gene encoding myeloid-associated differentiation marker homolog has protein sequence MALVIKFSSRLLWVRVAALLFSCVAFSVAAYGASPSGSTGDWCMFCWIFSFAGTLVVLLVELFSLQARVPVSWANFPVTFACYAALLCLSASVIFPLGFLKGQRAHGELRDHRIAATIFSCLATVAYLGEVSLTRAQPGEVAGYMATAPGLLKVCETFVACVIFVFASEPVAYDRYPALKWCMAVYCVCFLLSAAVVVLCVGECTGCLPFPFAKFLSAYTVLAVAMYLTATIIWPVFQFDSRYGGQARRPSYCAGPVTCPWDKLVAVAVLTALNLLIYVADLSYSARLVFVSA, from the coding sequence ATGGCCCTGGTGATAAAGTTCTCCTCCCGGCTCCTCTGGGTCCGCGTGGCGGCGCTGCTCTTCTCCTGCGTGGCGTTCAGCGTGGCGGCGTACGGCGCGTCCCCGAGCGGCAGCACGGGCGACTGGTGCATGTTCTGCTGGATCTTCAGCTTCGCCGGGACGctggtggtgctgctggtggagctGTTCTCCCTGCAGGCGCGGGTGCCCGTCTCCTGGGCCAACTTCCCGGTGACCTTCGCGTGCTACGCCGCGCTGCTGTGCCTCTCCGCCTCCGTCATCTTCCCGCTCGGCTTCCTGAAGGGCCAGCGGGCGCACGGCGAGCTGCGGGACCACCGCATCGCCGCCACCATCTTCTCCTGCCTCGCCACCGTGGCCTACCTGGGCGAGGTGAGCCTGACCCGCGCCCAACCGGGCGAGGTGGCCGGCTACATGGCCACGGCGCCCGGCCTGCTGAAGGTGTGCGAGACCTTCGTGGCCTGCGTCATCTTCGTCTTCGCCAGCGAGCCGGTGGCGTACGACCGCTACCCGGCGCTGAAGTGGTGCATGGCGGTGTACTGCGTCTGCTTCCTGCTCTCGGCCGCCGTGGTGGTGCTGTGCGTGGGCGAGTGCACCGGCTGCCTGCCCTTCCCCTTCGCCAAGTTCCTGTCGGCCTACACAGTGCTGGCCGTGGCCATGTACCTCACCGCCACCATCATCTGGCCGGTGTTCCAGTTCGACAGCCGCTACGGCGGCCAGGCGCGCCGGCCCTCCTACTGCGCCGGCCCCGTCACGTGTCCCTGGGACAAGCTGGTGGCCGTGGCGGTCCTCACGGCCCTCAACCTCCTGATCTACGTGGCCGACCTGTCCTATTCCGCCCGCCTGGTGTTCGTCAGCGCGTGA
- the LOC114793148 gene encoding GTPase IMAP family member 8-like isoform X1 produces the protein MSYLKCVISQLEGNVAAKLLCPKSNPISSPPSRFSLFTLHTITSLQLDTSIADIFLHFWILIHRIINNFTFVEGQRYFTCSTTMEGLEMRLVLLGTTGDGKSSAGNTILGGEFFKVASGAKSLTERSEAKQNVIGQRKVKVVDTPGFLNENLSDLQLVSELQKSITECSPGPHAFVIILSVETFTDQEGEIVEEIRKVFGNAVFKHAVILFTYGDELREDQTIQKFVGQNKELKDLVDECGGRCHVVDNKHWNQPQDQYRNNRVQVENLLKTVEGMMRQNGGRCISMGILKSTGNDNQMLNDLRLVLLGTTGDGKSSAGNTILGGEFFKVASGAKSLTERSEAKQNVIGQRKVKVVDTPGFLNENLSDQQLVSELQKSITECSPGPHAFVIILSVETFTDQEGEIVEEIRKVFGNAIFKHAVILFTYGDELREDQTIQKFVGQNNELKDLVDECGGRCHVVDNKHWNQPQDQYRNNRVQVEKLLKTVDGMMEQNGGRVITMEMLKSKGNDNQMFNDLRLVLLGTTGDGKSSAGNTILGGEFFKVASGAKSLTERSEAKQNVIGQRKVKVVDTPGFLNENLSDQQIMSELQKSITECSPGPHAFVIILSVETFTDQEGEIVEEIRKVFGNAIFKHAVILFTSGDELREDQTIQQFVGQNKELKDLVDECGGRCHVVDNKHWNQPQDQYRNNKDQVEKMLKTIEGMMRQNGGRCMTMEMLKSLGKENQKPNDLRLVLLGTTGDGKSSAGNTILGGEFFKVASGAKSLTERSEAKQNVIGQRKVKVVDTPGFLNENLSDQQLVSELQKSITECSPGPHAFVIILSVETFTDQEGETLDGMRKVFGNPIFKYGVILFTSGDELREDQTIEQFVGQNKELKDLVGECGGRCHVVDNKHWNQPQDRYRSNRVQVEKLLKTIDGMMEHNGGGCFTAEMLPSVKREKPVKKEVEVRERSKVDIQPLKTKEKYSGQVVQKKEKKTCLLQ, from the exons ATGTCCTACTTGAAATGTGTGATTTCGCAGCTAGAGGGAAATGTTGCCGCGAAATTGCTATGCCCAAAGTCCAACCCTATATCCAGCCCACCATCTCGTTTTTCACTCTTTACTCTTCACACGATAACTTCTCTTCAACTAGACACATCAATAGCAGACATATTCCTGCATTTTTGGATCTTAATCCACAGAATAAtcaacaattttacatttgtagaGGGCCAAAGATACTTCACTTGTAGTACCACAATGGAAG gtttagAAATGAGGCTGGTTCTCCTTGGAACAACAGGCGATGGCAAAAGCAGTGCTGGAAACACCATCCTCGGGGGAGAGTTCTTCAAGGTTGCCAGTGGTGCGAAGTCTTTAACAGAACGCAGTGAGGCAAAGCAAAATGTGATCGGccaaagaaaagtgaaagtcgTTGATACACCTGGATTCCTGAATGAGAACCTTTCAGACCTGCAACTTGTGTCAGAGCTCCAGAAAAGCATCACTGAATGTTCTCCAGGACCCCATGCCTTTGTCATCATCCTCAGTGTGGAAACGTTCACAGACCAAGAGGGTGAAATTGTAGAAGAGATCAGGAAGGTCTTTGGAAATGCAGTATTCAAACATGCCGTCATCCTTTTCACTTATGGGGATGAACTCAGAGAAGATCAGACCATTCAGAAGTTTGTAGGGCAGAATAAGGAGCTGAAGGATCTGGTGGACGAATGTGGAGGACGATGTCATGTTGTAGACAACAAACACTGGAACCAACCACAAGATCAGTATAGGAACAACAGAGTCCAGGTAGAGAACCTACTGAAGACCGTAGAGGGAATGATGAGACAAAATGGAGGAAGATGTATCTCTATGGGAATATTGAAGTCTACAGGAAATGACAACCAAA TGCTAAATGACCTGAGGCTGGTTCTCCTTGGAACAACAGGCGATGGCAAAAGCAGTGCTGGAAACACCATCCTCGGGGGAGAGTTCTTCAAGGTGGCCAGTGGTGCGAAGTCTTTAACAGAACGCAGTGAGGCAAAGCAAAATGTGATCGGCCAAAGGAAAGTGAAAGTCGTTGATACACCTGGATTCCTGAATGAGAACCTTTCAGACCAGCAACTCGTGTCAGAGCTCCAGAAAAGCATCACTGAATGTTCTCCAGGACCCCATGCCTTCGTCATCATCCTCAGTGTGGAAACGTTCACAGACCAAGAGGGTGAAATTGTAGAAGAGATCAGGAAGGTCTTTGGGAATGCAATATTCAAACATGCCGTCATCCTTTTCACTTATGGGGATGAACTCAGAGAAGATCAGACCATTCAGAAGTTTGTAGGGCAGAATAATGAGCTGAAGGATCTGGTGGACGAATGTGGAGGACGATGTCATGTTGTAGACAACAAACACTGGAACCAACCACAAGATCAGTACAGGAACAACAGAGTCCAGGTAGAGAAGCTACTGAAGACCGTAGATGGAATGATGGAACAAAATGGTGGAAGAGTTATCACTATGGAGATGTTGAAGTCAAAAGGAAATGACAACCAAA tgtttAATGACCTGAGGCTGGTTCTCCTTGGAACAACAGGCGATGGAAAAAGCAGTGCTGGAAACACCATCCTCGGGGGAGAGTTCTTCAAGGTGGCCAGTGGTGCGAAGTCTTTAACAGAACGCAGTGAGGCAAAGCAAAATGTGATCGGccaaagaaaagtgaaagtcgTTGATACACCTGGATTCCTGAATGAGAACCTTTCAGACCAGCAAATTATGTCAGAGCTCCAGAAAAGCATCACTGAATGTTCTCCAGGACCCCATGCCTTCGTCATCATCCTCAGTGTGGAAACCTTCACAGACCAAGAGGGTGAAATTGTAGAAGAGATCAGGAAGGTCTTTGGGAATGCAATATTCAAACATGCAGTCATCCTTTTCACTTCTGGGGATGAACTCAGAGAAGATCAGACCATTCAGCAGTTTGTAGGGCAGAATAAGGAGCTGAAGGATCTGGTGGACGAATGTGGAGGACGATGTCATGTCGTGGACAACAAACACTGGAACCAACCACAAGATCAGTACAGAAACAACAAAGACCAGGTTGAAAAGATGCTGAAGACCATAGAGGGAATGATGAGACAAAATGGAGGAAGATGCATGACTATGGAGATGCTAAAGTCATTGGGAAAAGAAAATCAAA AGCCTAATGACCTGAGGCTGGTTCTCCTTGGAACAACAGGCGATGGAAAAAGCAGTGCTGGAAACACCATCCTCGGGGGAGAGTTCTTCAAGGTGGCCAGTGGTGCGAAGTCTTTAACAGAACGCAGTGAGGCAAAGCAAAATGTGATCGGccaaagaaaagtgaaagtcgTTGATACACCTGGATTCCTGAATGAGAACCTTTCAGACCAGCAACTCGTGTCAGAGCTCCAGAAAAGCATCACTGAATGTTCTCCAGGACCCCATGCCTTCGTCATCATCCTCAGTGTGGAAACCTTCACAGACCAAGAGGGTGAAACTCTAGACGGAATGAGGAAAGTCTTTGGAAATCCAATTTTCAAATACGGTGTCATTCTTTTTACTTCTGGTGATGAACTCAGAGAAGATCAGACCATTGAGCAGTTTGTAGGGCAGAATAAAGAGCTGAAAGATTTGGTGGGTGAATGTGGAGGGCGTTGTCATGTTGTGGACAATAAGCACTGGAACCAACCCCAAGATCGGTACAGGAGCAACAGAGTCCAGGTGGAGAAGCTACTGAAGACCATAGATGGAATGATGGAACACAATGGAGGAGGCTGCTTCACCGCTGAGATGCTCCCATCAGTGAAAAGGGAAAAACCCGTAAAGAAGGAAGTGGAGGTCAGAGAGAGGAGCAAAGTGGACATCCAGCCGCTGAAGACTAAGGAGAAATACAGTGGACAAGTTGtccagaagaaagagaagaaaactTGTCTTCTCCAATAA